A section of the Ruania halotolerans genome encodes:
- a CDS encoding formate/nitrite transporter family protein, whose protein sequence is MYVKPHDLVTTMIDAGESKVFMSTRDTLVRAAMGGALLALAAAFAVTVSVTTQIPILGAVLFPVGFIMLYLLGYDLLTGVFVLAPLAWLAKRPGVTIRGVLRNWGLVFAGNFAGAFSVAVMMAIVVTFGFATAPNEVGEAIGHIGEGRTLGYAEHGASGMLTLFVRGMLCNWMVSLGVAGAMIAKDVPGKALAMWMPIMLFFFMGFEHSIVNMFLFPSGILLGGDFTVADYLIWNEIPTVLGNLVGGLIFTAIPLYVTHARTAASRSAVAADREEKAPQPA, encoded by the coding sequence ATGTACGTCAAGCCCCATGACCTGGTGACCACCATGATCGACGCCGGTGAGTCCAAGGTGTTCATGTCTACCCGAGACACGCTGGTCCGAGCAGCGATGGGTGGCGCGCTGCTGGCACTCGCCGCCGCGTTCGCCGTCACAGTGAGCGTGACCACGCAGATCCCGATTCTTGGTGCCGTCTTGTTCCCGGTCGGGTTCATCATGTTGTACCTGCTCGGTTACGACCTGCTCACCGGTGTGTTCGTCCTGGCGCCGCTCGCCTGGTTGGCCAAACGCCCCGGCGTGACGATCCGCGGGGTGCTGCGCAACTGGGGCCTGGTGTTCGCTGGGAACTTCGCAGGTGCTTTCTCGGTGGCGGTGATGATGGCCATCGTGGTCACCTTCGGGTTCGCCACCGCGCCGAATGAAGTGGGTGAGGCGATCGGGCACATCGGCGAGGGCAGGACTCTCGGCTACGCCGAGCACGGCGCCTCGGGAATGCTCACGCTGTTCGTGCGCGGCATGCTGTGCAACTGGATGGTGTCCCTCGGTGTGGCCGGCGCGATGATCGCCAAGGACGTGCCCGGGAAGGCACTCGCCATGTGGATGCCGATCATGCTGTTCTTCTTCATGGGCTTCGAACACTCGATCGTGAACATGTTCCTGTTCCCATCCGGCATCCTGCTCGGCGGCGACTTCACGGTGGCCGACTACCTGATCTGGAACGAGATCCCCACCGTTCTCGGCAACCTGGTGGGAGGCCTGATCTTCACGGCGATCCCGTTGTACGTCACGCACGCCCGGACTGCGGCGAGCCGCTCCGCCGTCGCGGCAGACCGCGAAGAGAAGGCCCCGCAACCCGCCTGA
- a CDS encoding Gfo/Idh/MocA family protein: MSRLRIGVLGLGAVTQSVHLPLLARRWDLYEIAAVADLSAERTATVAGRYGVPGRFTSRGELLAAHTDGSCPLDAVLVATSGTHGADVVALAEAGIAVFCEKPLALAESEVDAIEATGARVQLGYMKEYDPATAGAARALAGRNVRAITVEILHPSSTAQLEFARLLPPATDVSPDALATAIAPTGAALDAAVGADLDVRWRRLYEGVLIGSIVHDISLLRHLGHPIETVESAATWGAQGADPGSVEVIGTVVGGARLHVGWHYLPEHPDYRETVTFHHDGGSVSLVFTVPYLLNAPTVLMITSRGEDGGEVRAEHRTPQQEAFENELTAFHRYVTAGELPSSAAPQGRADLVVAQQILARLGQRHGFTPGGETAAR, translated from the coding sequence ATGAGCCGTCTCCGGATCGGCGTGCTCGGCCTCGGCGCCGTCACGCAGAGTGTGCACCTGCCGCTGCTCGCCCGCCGCTGGGATCTGTACGAGATCGCCGCTGTGGCCGACCTCTCCGCCGAGCGGACAGCCACCGTGGCCGGCAGGTACGGGGTGCCGGGTCGGTTCACCTCCCGCGGCGAGCTCCTCGCTGCGCACACCGATGGCTCCTGCCCGCTGGATGCCGTGCTGGTGGCCACCAGTGGCACCCACGGCGCAGATGTGGTGGCTCTCGCCGAAGCCGGCATCGCGGTGTTCTGCGAGAAGCCGCTCGCCCTCGCTGAGAGTGAGGTGGACGCGATCGAGGCCACTGGTGCCCGAGTCCAGCTCGGCTACATGAAGGAGTACGACCCGGCCACTGCCGGTGCGGCGCGCGCCCTCGCCGGGCGTAATGTGCGGGCAATCACCGTGGAGATCCTGCATCCCTCCAGCACGGCTCAGCTCGAGTTCGCACGGCTGCTACCGCCGGCCACCGATGTGAGCCCCGACGCCCTCGCCACCGCGATTGCGCCCACCGGGGCGGCCTTGGATGCGGCCGTCGGCGCGGACCTGGACGTCCGCTGGCGGCGGCTGTACGAAGGTGTGCTGATCGGCTCGATCGTGCACGACATCTCGCTGCTGCGGCACCTCGGGCATCCGATCGAGACCGTCGAATCCGCTGCCACGTGGGGAGCGCAGGGGGCGGACCCGGGATCGGTCGAAGTGATCGGCACGGTCGTCGGCGGCGCGCGGCTGCACGTGGGCTGGCACTACTTGCCCGAGCACCCGGACTACCGCGAAACGGTCACGTTCCACCACGACGGCGGCAGTGTGAGTCTGGTCTTCACCGTTCCGTATCTCCTGAACGCCCCCACCGTCCTGATGATCACGAGCCGTGGCGAGGACGGCGGTGAGGTCCGTGCCGAGCACCGCACCCCGCAGCAGGAGGCGTTCGAGAACGAGCTGACCGCCTTCCACCGGTACGTCACCGCGGGTGAGCTGCCCTCCTCGGCAGCGCCGCAGGGCCGAGCGGACCTGGTGGTCGCCCAGCAGATCCTCGCCCGCCTGGGCCAGCGGCATGGCTTCACCCCCGGTGGGGAGACCGCCGCCCGCTGA